The Centroberyx gerrardi isolate f3 chromosome 8, fCenGer3.hap1.cur.20231027, whole genome shotgun sequence genomic sequence AAAAGagtttgttttgctttcacaaTGTGTCTGCAATCTGAAGAGATTCCATTATTTAAGTATATTGAGCATGTACAGTTTGCAGGAtacaattacacaaacaaacctCTTCTAGTATTAATTTTGTTATACTTCTATCATATTGTTTAACTCAATGTTATGTAGTGCACTAAAAGATGAAGACATCTCTACTCTCACTGAAATGTCTGTTGCTAACAGTGATCTCAAGTTTTTggtgtgagtgttttttccccttaaaatacACACTGATGAATCTGTTTGCTAAATTCACAACTGATcagtgcaacaaaaaaaaatgcacaaactGCATTGCATTTTAGTTTGGTTGCATATCCATTGAAAGTCATTAATGATGGTTCATTCTGTAAACAACCAAAACCAATCCATGTTAAAGATGAAAGGCCTGTTTCAGAAATCATGTATTTATTAATCCTTTGGTTTTACATTTCAAGATCTCTTTCACAAGTGTCAGCtcgtaaaacacacacacacacacacacacacacacacacacctctctctcaagcatgcagacagacagacagcacacacaaaaacacacagaaacagcaaaATTGTTGATGTAACTTGAACATATTTTTACCACTACTGTGTTGGTAAATTTAGACTTGTTAAACTGTCCTGATAAAAAGACTTGATAATTGGTTTTTCATCTTATATCAAACTTGTTGTAAACTATTTAAAAATGATCAACTGTAGTTTTTTTTGTATGCTGATATGTGTAActtcattttatattttgagcgttttttttttttgcttgcaaATGTGTTATTGTGTTAAGATAATCCTGTCTAGATGGTTGGTATAATAAAAAgatgttcagtgttttttaacATGTCACCTGTCCTCATTTTGTCATAATAGTATTCATTAAACACTATTATAACTTTAATAAATGtgacattcactctctctgatGTACATTTTATGTGCAGCTACACAAACTGTCTTCCGAACAGTGAAGTTTGCATCGATTGATTAAGCTCACAATTGTCTTTTTTCTACAAGAATTGTGATAATGAAAAATCATTTTCCAGTTAGCCCACAGGGAAAATTTAACATTGGTTAAGCTCGGCAAAACCCAAGCATATCTCAGTATTATTGCACAGTCTGCTTGACCACTGTGTCGTGGTCTGGGAGTCTGATGTGGCCTCAGGTGCTGTGTGGAGGCAGAGGGTTTTTCCCCTTCAACACGACCACAGCCTGCTCCCCAACACGGTCATCGATGAGCAGGGAGATGGCGCCATCCAGCTGTTTGGAGGCTGCTAATGCCACTACAGCTTTCTCCGTGGGGAATCCCATCTTCTCCAGCTGCTGGAGtctgagagaaaacaacatCTGTCTTTTGATAAACTGTGCAATACTTCAcatcaaatataaatataactgTATTTAGGAGACTAAATGAGGAGTTTGAATTCCAAAACGACATATCCGCTATTTCAAAGAATAATCACATGAAAGTAAAACCCGTGATTATGATGAATACTAACCGAAGAGAGGAAACTGATGACTTTGGCACCTCCACTTTTGCATCAGGGTCTTCGGGAGCATCATGTAAGGAGGCTAATATCCCGGCCCTTAGCATCTGCTCCTCCAGGACATCTGCCTCAGACAGTGCAGCAGATTCTTCCATTAGCCAAGCAGGCACTGGCTCCACCCATGGGTGTTGATTCAAAAGAGGGCGATCCCTCATGAGGGGCCTAGTGGGAGGAGCCGACTGATCCGCAGACATTGTGTGAGAAAGTGATCTGTAACACCAGATAAAGTTGAAATGACCAAATCTGCCATTGTCATGGTGAGTGAGAATATTCAATGAGAgcattgatttgaatgagaTGTTTCACACCTCTGTGAGGTAGAGTAGGTGGGCAACCTGAATCTGGTGGAGgtgagaacacacacccagtcaGGAATGAAGTCAAAGACTCTGGCCTGCTCCAGTTCCTGTAATGTTCCAATGAAGGACAGATGATCTTTGAAATATATTAAGTAgcataaagagagagactggggaAAGCATCACAGTGTCATTGACAAGGGCGTAGGTTTCATTTCagctttggggggggggggggcaacaaatcacactgacacactatGGGCATATAAGTAGCCTAAATACaattctgtttttcctcactTCATCAGCAAGATTTGAAACAAAAGATAAACATTTGCATGAAAAGTATGCAGGTATGAAAGAAAGTGAGGAGAATTATTGGTCAATGTGAAATACAGTAAGACATTGTTTAACTGAATCCCTATTGTGAAGGGCaaagatgaatgaaaatgtgaaacatggCAGTCTATTGTTCAATCAAATTTGTCctgatttgttttttaacaCATTGCATTTGCTTTGGTAAAACTCAACTGTGCTTCTAAAAACAGAGCGAGTAAAACCACAGCATGTGTTtctagcccctttcacacagaaATAAAGGGAGAAATAATGGGGGGGCAGGGCAATTCATCCTTCTAATATGTCTCACCACAAATATACGCCTATGGTCACTGAGGTCCAATGTAGGCTATAtcatttaaacacaaaaaataataacacatCATTCATATAggtttgttttgtgtaaaatcATAAGATGACAGGTAAGGATACAGTTGTGTCCGATGCATATGGCGCAGAAGTGTAGCAGGGCCGGTGTaccgggcagcagcagcagactgagcAGCAAAAACAGCCAGGGCAGAAACCAGACGGGCAAACACCTCAGCAGCCTCCTCTGCGTCACCTGGCGGCACTGCGCCGTCAGCAGAGCCAGCTGCACGGCCGAGTAGCCGCAGATCCGACTGGCCTCACCCCCGCCGACACAAAGGACGAGGGTGTACAGAGGAGGTAATATGACCACGGACAGGATGGAGAGGGCCAGGAAGGCGACTGTGCCCCAGCGACGCTCCTGACACGGCCCAACTAGCAGCAGGAGAGCAGCATTGATGAGAAGAGAGGGCAACTCCTCATGACTGAAGGCATAAAGGAAgacatctgagagagagagagagagagagagagagagagagagaggtgttattTCCTTTGGTTACTCATGTCTTCTGTTACAAATGACTTTACTAAGAGGTGTTACAGATATGCATGTACACCTAGGAAATTGGAGGTTAATATACTGCATGTTTACCTCTGAACCTGGGGAATTCTCCACCTGGGCCCAAGCTCAAACTTGCTTGGATGCCCCCAGCATACACCAGCAGCATGAGTGTTACCAGTGAAGCTGTTCCCAGGAAGAAACCAGGGCGATTTGACCCGAACCAGAACCATACTGGGAATATACGATCAAGCATTATTAATTAAGATAAGTTAACGTGACTAGTGCTCGGTTGTCCCTTTGTAGTATAGGTCTGGtaaacaaaacatgacaagaaCCATGCCTGTAATGCGCTGCAGAAATACCAAGGAGTGTATATATCCCTATTGGTTTCTCAGGATATGACAGTCTGTAGTAATTCACAGCTGAAGTTGCTAGCTGTAAGTACAGAGACCCTGCACTAGCACACAGCACCCTGTCAAATCCTCTCTAACACCGAGGTGGGACATTTTGTACTTGCCGACTTTAACTGCTATTCGAAAATAACTCGGAGTCCTTTACACCAGGGTAACAAATGAGTTTAAATAAGGAAAATCCCATCAAATCTGGCTGACTGTCGGTTGGTTTGGAAACGCTCAGAAGCCTGTGCTGTTGATCATTTTCACCATCCAGGCATTTCAGTTCCTGTTTACGTCATCTGGGTTTGGAGGAGTCCGCTAAATTTATCAGCATCTGGATAACACCCTTTATGAAATATCTATGTATATCCACATGTTGTATCAGATTTATAATAtgtatacaaaataataatattatacaATTGAAATTTCAAGAAATGTAACGCTATGGAAACGTATATAATATTATTTATACCCCCGTGGAAGCCACATTGGTTTATTCCAACCCTGagccaagccccgcccacctcagAGAAGGGTCGCGTTCTGTGGTTCTGTCCATCAAACCATCAAATGAAatattatagatagatagatagatagatagatagatagatagatagatagatagatagatagattgatagatattTTAATAATGTCATATCGCACATATTATCCATCCATTCGTTGTTTGCATCAAACAGCAACACAATTTgttattatgaatatttataacAATCGTATATTGATCGGTGTTCAAAAGCATTTTGTTCCAACGTTCAAAATGGGCTTCttctttaaaacaaaacaaaacaaaacaaaacaaaacaaaacaaaacaaaacaaaacaaaacatattagtatacatttcacatacattTCAAAACCCTGCAAGAATGTAGGTAATGTAATggataatgtaaaatgcatgtgtgttttgaaaagaaaggaaataatgtaataactggaAATACTGTCTCTACTTTTGACTTTTAGACTTTTTGCATGTAAGTAGTAATTCATTATTTCCCCTGCCTCGGGGACCCACAAAAAACGTTGTCTCGTATTCTCGCGAGATTCTCTGCCCCCTCTGACGCACGAAGCACATTTTTCACCAGCTCACGGGTCACAGTCGTTTCGCAGAGATACACTAAAATGGCGTCGGCTCCGGGTGGGTGCAGAATTTCAATCTTTTGTCTTGATTTTAAGGGATTTTGTTATTGTAATGTGAAGAATTAAGTGAacagtttatttgtatagatGTCCTGTCGGCGTATAATCTCTTTTTTAGTTTGTATTTAACTGAACATCGCCACATAGTAAGCTTTAGCGCTGGGCACAAGGCCTAGCTGTGTAGCTCATCGATTCGCTTCGGTCTCGTCTGCCGGATGGCTTTTTCTTACATACTGTCGTCGATAATGAATGCCAAATTAGCCACTGTCTTAACAATAGCTAGCCGGTGCtttttgaaaaatacatttgtcgGCAATACCTAGCTGCTCCCATTTTGAAATATCGTTTTTTTGCATTAGTTTGGATAGCTAAGTTGCCTAACGACGTGTTTGTGTAATGTGTTGCTAACGTTAGCGGAGCTGCTGCTGGCGAAGCTCGCGCGCAAAGGAGTATGCTGGTTTTGAATATAACGCACACGTTAACAATAGTGTAACTTTctattgcatgtttttttttcttacagatTACAGTTCCTACAGTCAGACCAGTGCCCAACAGGGGTAAGCATCTTGAAATATTGTGACTTTGAATCTAATGTAATATTGA encodes the following:
- the rhbdd3 gene encoding rhomboid domain-containing protein 3, which produces MLDRIFPVWFWFGSNRPGFFLGTASLVTLMLLVYAGGIQASLSLGPGGEFPRFRDVFLYAFSHEELPSLLINAALLLLVGPCQERRWGTVAFLALSILSVVILPPLYTLVLCVGGGEASRICGYSAVQLALLTAQCRQVTQRRLLRCLPVWFLPWLFLLLSLLLLPGTPALLHFCAICIGHNYHLSFIGTLQELEQARVFDFIPDWVCVLTSTRFRLPTYSTSQRSLSHTMSADQSAPPTRPLMRDRPLLNQHPWVEPVPAWLMEESAALSEADVLEEQMLRAGILASLHDAPEDPDAKVEVPKSSVSSLRLQQLEKMGFPTEKAVVALAASKQLDGAISLLIDDRVGEQAVVVLKGKNPLPPHST